One window from the genome of Populus alba chromosome 15, ASM523922v2, whole genome shotgun sequence encodes:
- the LOC118037361 gene encoding loganic acid O-methyltransferase, which translates to MASTASPMASQLRSSFASSSTKRLAVPKDINIGAPFRISPAKRSFIIKAVQIPREMEAIEEYPMNGGHGIYSYAKNSYHQRQAINAVKELIKEEITEKLDISKFPSSDTFRIVDMGCSAGPNTFFAVQNVLEAVEKKYQCEGLDHCRLPEFQVFFNDHSSNDFNTLFTSLPPNKNYYVAGVPGSFHVRLFPQASLHIVISSYAIHWISHIPKELVDRSSPAWNKGRMYYAHAGAETIKAYADQFAKDMDSFFHFRAQEVVPGGMVLLTIPGGRWDGSSDYQILSNTLYDLLESTIVDLAKKGIISEEKLDSFNVPEYFPSPQELEAAVKRNGCFSIERIECLHDEKKQANPKEARVLSSHMRAGLEFPLSEHFGHEIMDELFDLFTKKIEDCEVSDLGVAFKLLVVLKRK; encoded by the exons ATGGCTTCCACTGCTTCTCCAATGGCCAGCCAACTCAGGAGCAGCTTTGCCTCTTCCTCAACTAAGAGGCTTGCTGTTCCTAAAGACATAAATATTGGAGCTCCATTTAGAATCTCACCTGCTAAGAGAAGCTTCATTATCAAAGCTGTTCAG ATACCGAGAGAGATGGAAGCAATAGAGGAATATCCAATGAATGGCGGGCATGGAATCTATAGTTATGCCAAGAACTCTTACCACCAG AGACAAGCTATAAATGCTGTCAAGGAACTGATCAAAGAGGAAATTACTGAAAAGCTTGATATCAGTAAATTTCCTTCATCGGACACATTTCGGATCGTAGATATGGGTTGTTCTGCTGGACCTAATACGTTCTTCGCAGTTCAAAACGTACTTGAAGCAGTAGAAAAGAAGTATCAGTGTGAAGGACTGGATCATTGTAGATTGCCCGAGTTCCAAGTTTTCTTTAATGATCATTCTTCCAATGATTTCAATACCCTCTTCACATCCCTTCCTCCGAACAAGAATTACTACGTTGCCGGCGTGCCTGGTTCTTTCCATGTTCGTTTATTTCCTCAAGCCTCTCTTCACATTGTCATCTCCTCCTATGCTATCCACTGGATTTCTCACATACCAAAAGAGTTGGTGGATAGGAGCTCTCCTGCATGGAATAAAGGGAGGATGTATTATGCGCATGCAGGAGCTGAAACTATCAAGGCTTATGCAGATCAATTTGCAAAGGACATGGATAGCTTCTTTCATTTCAGGGCACAAGAGGTTGTCCCTGGAGGAATGGTTCTGCTAACTATCCCAGGTGGCCGATGGGATGGTAGCTCTGACTATCAGATTCTTTCCAATACGTTATATGACCTCTTGGAATCCACTATTGTGGACCTGGCTAAGAAG GGAATCATAAGTGAAGAGAAACTGGACTCCTTCAATGTACCAGAATACTTTCCCTCTCCACAAGAATTGGAAGCAGCTGTTAAACGAAATGGGTGTTTCAGCATAGAAAGAATAGAGTGCCTCCACGATGAAAAGAAGCAAGCCAATCCAAAGGAAGCAAGAGTACTTTCCTCCCACATGAGAGCTGGGTTAGAGTTTCCGCTGTCGGAGCACTTTGGACATGAAATCATGGATGAGCTCTTCGACttattcactaaaaaaattgaagattgtGAAGTCTCTGATCTGGGGGTCGCCTTCAAATTGCTTGTAGTCCTTAAACGCAAGTAA